In one window of Paraflavitalea soli DNA:
- a CDS encoding M20/M25/M40 family metallo-hydrolase, which produces MSKFILTGLLAFGSLSLAAQQNPDWEPVFRKINDEVQQNSKAYSTLKEATETIGHRLTGSANGKKAEDYTFNLLKSYGFTDVRYQPFEVESWSRGTLAVSVGNSATALQPVKSVSLAHSPVKADLTAEVVDMGNGLDSEYVSKPGLVKGKIALVYLGILPGTTGRYLHRSEKTAIATKYGAKGIIIINTVDGGTLLTGTASVTGKLIPIPAVCIGKEDGMKFKEQLKSGPLYSRLNMTNFSGMIKARNVIATIKGSSLPQEKIVVGGHLDSWDLATGAIDNGIGSFSVLDMARTFQKLKLAPKRTIEFVMFMGEEQGLLGSKAYVAAATKNKQIDQVRYMLNFDMTGDVRNFSSSVPAAKELFQSIGAIANKIDTTFANGFTTGAGLHSDHQPFMLQGVPTGGGGGARGVNGPAGCYHADCDVFSLITSEQGMKNTVRFVTMLLYGLGDAPTIPVKKLNDEETKQFLLQHNLKEPLVLEGEWRWKD; this is translated from the coding sequence ATGAGCAAATTCATACTAACTGGTTTATTGGCTTTTGGTAGTTTATCGCTGGCAGCACAGCAGAACCCCGACTGGGAACCTGTATTCAGGAAGATCAATGATGAAGTACAACAAAATTCGAAGGCTTACAGCACGCTGAAAGAGGCCACAGAGACCATCGGGCACCGGCTTACGGGTTCTGCCAATGGTAAAAAAGCGGAAGATTATACATTCAACCTCCTCAAGTCGTACGGCTTTACGGATGTACGGTACCAGCCTTTTGAAGTAGAGAGCTGGAGCCGGGGCACACTGGCAGTGAGTGTGGGCAACAGCGCCACAGCCTTACAGCCGGTAAAGTCGGTATCGCTGGCGCACTCTCCAGTAAAAGCTGATCTTACTGCCGAAGTAGTAGATATGGGCAATGGCCTTGACAGTGAATATGTGAGCAAACCGGGCCTGGTAAAGGGCAAGATAGCGCTGGTATACCTGGGCATATTACCCGGCACAACCGGGCGGTATCTGCATCGCTCCGAAAAAACAGCCATTGCTACCAAATACGGCGCTAAAGGAATCATTATTATCAATACGGTAGATGGCGGCACTTTACTGACGGGAACGGCCTCGGTGACGGGCAAGCTCATTCCCATACCAGCAGTATGTATTGGTAAGGAAGATGGCATGAAATTCAAAGAACAATTGAAAAGCGGCCCTCTGTACAGCCGGCTTAATATGACCAATTTCTCCGGTATGATCAAAGCCCGGAATGTGATCGCCACCATTAAGGGCAGTAGCCTGCCGCAGGAAAAGATCGTAGTAGGCGGCCACCTCGATAGCTGGGACCTTGCCACGGGTGCTATCGATAATGGGATCGGTTCCTTCTCGGTACTGGATATGGCACGCACTTTTCAAAAGCTCAAACTGGCACCCAAACGTACTATTGAATTTGTGATGTTCATGGGAGAAGAGCAAGGACTGCTGGGCTCGAAAGCCTATGTAGCGGCTGCCACTAAAAACAAGCAAATTGACCAGGTGCGGTATATGCTCAATTTTGATATGACGGGAGATGTGCGCAATTTCTCTTCCAGTGTGCCTGCTGCCAAGGAATTATTCCAGTCGATCGGCGCCATTGCCAATAAGATCGATACCACTTTCGCCAATGGGTTTACTACCGGAGCAGGCCTGCACAGTGATCACCAGCCCTTTATGCTGCAGGGGGTGCCAACAGGCGGCGGTGGCGGCGCCCGTGGCGTGAATGGCCCGGCCGGCTGTTACCATGCGGACTGTGATGTATTCAGCCTGATCACCAGTGAGCAGGGCATGAAGAATACGGTACGTTTTGTAACGATGCTGCTCTATGGACTGGGCGATGCACCCACCATTCCGGTGAAGAAGCTGAATGATGAAGAAACAAAACAGTTCCTGCTACAACATAACCTCAAAGAACCCCTGGTGCTGGAAGGGGAATGGAGATGGAAGGATTAA
- a CDS encoding DUF2461 domain-containing protein: MAKQPIAQIQKSAFNFLNTLKKNNNREWFNENKTAFQAEQDLVAVFAEALLQQVNIHDEIETPSGKKSLFRIYRDTRFSNDKTPYKTNWSGYFKRATKYRRGGYYFQLSPGNSFLAGGFWGPSPEDLKRIREDIAFDAAPLKKIINSRSFKDTFQTLQGEQVKTAPQGFPKDHEAIDLLRYKQFLLIRKFSDKEVLSESFLKEANQTYKNMRPFFDYMSEVLSTDANGIG, from the coding sequence ATGGCGAAGCAACCGATAGCACAAATACAAAAATCAGCCTTCAATTTCCTGAATACCTTAAAGAAGAACAACAACCGGGAATGGTTCAATGAGAATAAAACAGCCTTTCAGGCCGAACAGGACCTCGTAGCTGTCTTTGCAGAAGCCTTGTTGCAGCAGGTCAATATCCATGATGAAATAGAAACCCCTTCCGGCAAGAAAAGCCTCTTTCGTATTTACAGGGATACCCGCTTCTCCAATGATAAAACACCCTATAAGACCAACTGGAGCGGTTACTTCAAACGGGCTACCAAATATCGCCGGGGTGGATATTATTTTCAGCTGTCGCCTGGCAACAGCTTTCTGGCAGGCGGATTCTGGGGACCCAGCCCCGAAGACCTGAAACGGATCAGGGAAGATATTGCCTTCGATGCGGCGCCATTGAAGAAAATTATCAATAGCCGCTCTTTCAAAGACACTTTTCAAACCCTGCAAGGCGAGCAGGTTAAAACAGCTCCCCAGGGATTTCCCAAAGACCATGAGGCCATTGACCTCCTGCGCTACAAACAATTCCTGCTCATCAGGAAATTCTCCGACAAAGAAGTATTGAGTGAAAGTTTCTTAAAGGAAGCAAATCAAACCTATAAAAATATGCGTCCTTTCTTTGATTATATGAGTGAAGTATTATCTACTGATGCTAATGGGATAGGGTAG
- a CDS encoding discoidin domain-containing protein, which translates to MRNQFIARFIILTCMACCLTWSACKDDYNLPYQPIESYTRIYMPQAVNGPVIRTLKITDSVQSLTYGANYGGQGYPDVDIPVTFTVDNGKVDSFNTANKTSYAILPEGSYTLSDLSTVIPKGQVSTAPLSISFKTKGAGAMNALQSYLLPITMGSKTVKINEALRTAFFIVKAQPDLKDYPNYDRAQWQVIDFSSQEANGEGANNGRAIFALDGNKETFWHTQWQGASPGPPHHITIDLGTEKTVHGVSLQGRQNDGGGKPNEVNVQVSTDNITWVDGGTFTLQNNKDVQPQFLPKGFKSGRYFKVIINSAYNGSYSCLAELNAF; encoded by the coding sequence ATGCGCAACCAATTTATTGCCCGCTTTATCATATTAACCTGTATGGCCTGTTGCCTTACCTGGTCGGCCTGTAAAGATGATTATAACCTACCCTATCAGCCTATTGAAAGTTATACGAGGATCTATATGCCCCAGGCAGTCAATGGCCCTGTTATCAGGACGCTGAAGATAACAGACAGTGTTCAATCGCTTACGTATGGCGCCAATTATGGTGGCCAGGGATATCCCGATGTTGATATACCGGTAACGTTTACAGTAGATAACGGCAAGGTGGACAGTTTTAATACGGCCAATAAAACCAGCTATGCTATTTTACCAGAGGGCAGTTATACCTTATCTGATCTCAGTACGGTGATCCCGAAAGGCCAGGTAAGTACAGCGCCCTTAAGCATTTCATTTAAGACAAAGGGGGCTGGCGCCATGAATGCTTTACAGTCATACCTGTTACCCATCACCATGGGCAGTAAAACGGTAAAGATCAATGAAGCACTGCGCACAGCTTTTTTTATCGTAAAGGCGCAGCCGGACCTAAAAGATTACCCCAATTATGACCGGGCGCAATGGCAGGTGATCGATTTCTCTTCGCAGGAAGCCAATGGTGAGGGGGCCAATAATGGCCGGGCGATATTTGCCCTCGATGGCAATAAAGAAACTTTCTGGCATACGCAATGGCAGGGGGCTTCACCCGGACCTCCGCATCATATTACGATCGATCTGGGCACAGAAAAAACAGTACATGGTGTATCCTTGCAAGGAAGACAGAATGATGGCGGCGGAAAACCCAATGAGGTGAATGTACAGGTAAGTACAGACAATATCACGTGGGTGGATGGCGGAACATTTACGCTGCAAAATAATAAAGACGTACAACCACAATTCTTACCCAAAGGATTTAAAAGCGGCCGTTATTTTAAAGTGATCATTAATTCGGCTTATAACGGATCGTATTCCTGCCTGGCAGAACTAAACGCCTTTTGA
- a CDS encoding haloalkane dehalogenase, producing MNQIVKTALMATGIGLQSMAAAAQAPAGQTLNNTKTTLKMEKKFQSINGLKMAYVETGIGDPIIFLHGNPTSSYVWRNIIPHVKDLGHCIAPDLMGMGDSDKFPDSSSYTFAKNQQYLEALYAALNVKKNIIFVVYDWGSALAFDWARRHPQAVKGIVYMEAIVRDRPWDEVSPVAQQLFKGMRSEKGEEMVLQQNTFIEVNLVKTILHPLTKEEMDEYRRPFLVPGESRRPMLSWARQLPINGEPANIAKTVNDYTAYLAKSPLPKLFIEASPGAMSDKDKELCKTWPNQTQVTVKGHHNLQEDSPNEIGTAIATWIQGLK from the coding sequence ATGAATCAAATAGTAAAAACAGCGTTAATGGCCACAGGCATCGGCCTCCAGTCAATGGCAGCAGCAGCACAAGCCCCGGCAGGACAAACATTGAATAACACAAAAACTACCCTGAAAATGGAGAAGAAGTTCCAGTCCATTAATGGACTTAAAATGGCCTATGTGGAAACAGGAATAGGCGATCCGATCATTTTCTTACATGGCAACCCCACCTCATCCTATGTGTGGCGCAATATCATTCCCCATGTAAAAGACCTGGGCCATTGCATAGCGCCCGACCTGATGGGCATGGGCGATTCTGATAAGTTCCCCGACAGCAGCTCCTATACTTTTGCCAAAAACCAACAATACCTGGAAGCCCTGTACGCAGCACTGAATGTGAAGAAGAACATCATTTTTGTAGTATACGACTGGGGTTCGGCACTGGCATTTGATTGGGCACGCCGTCACCCACAGGCTGTGAAAGGCATTGTTTATATGGAAGCCATTGTCAGAGACCGGCCATGGGATGAAGTGTCGCCCGTGGCGCAACAACTGTTCAAAGGTATGCGCTCAGAAAAAGGGGAGGAGATGGTGCTGCAGCAAAACACTTTTATCGAGGTCAACCTGGTCAAAACAATACTACATCCCTTAACAAAAGAAGAAATGGACGAATACCGCCGGCCTTTCCTGGTGCCCGGTGAAAGCCGCAGACCTATGTTGAGCTGGGCCCGTCAACTACCCATCAATGGGGAGCCCGCCAATATTGCGAAAACAGTCAACGACTATACCGCTTACCTGGCGAAGAGTCCATTACCCAAACTCTTTATCGAAGCTTCACCCGGTGCTATGTCCGATAAGGATAAAGAGCTTTGCAAAACATGGCCCAACCAGACCCAGGTTACTGTAAAAGGGCATCACAACCTGCAGGAAGATTCACCCAATGAAATAGGCACAGCCATTGCAACCTGGATCCAGGGACTGAAATAA
- a CDS encoding tetratricopeptide repeat protein, translating into MRKCFTCLTILLVFPYLSWLHAQEIKPVDSTAKAVDTAVGSSFRFFTNASFITVIGQLSLRATEEAMAEKVNPVVLYDQYFTEFAREHHISPEQVRTLMNSWVQGNMVKEDDANAMLQGARHFYLKQYHTSSLYYEQAVWQQDEARSVPGAIQTEEAEALYPAYILAGNSSIASGDYKRAIRMYRQADSLLLLPAATERTYAAIYKKKNYLYTLLAATLVEAGSQLGGKAGYNLLTEATLVEKTLLANYKTATLVQEWAKTQSQLGTILHLQGDMAADATSDSLYMLSIDAYNDALTVYTQKDFPADWARMQLNLGVVLSKLGAIKEAIASFRSALGILTSAKNPRDWASTAYHLGNMLQCQAGKAKDPEATELFTESIKAYKQALEVYTNKTTPEEWGWTQHNLGVSLFEQGRRLGERDLLTQAAAAFRQALTIQTKDCFPAAWASTQYNLGTALWEESSRAAGGNVALLADAVTAYESALAYYTHKDQPEQWFNVQNGLGLLYEQQKEWAAAIQHFENIRDMEPMYAAQKVNELRRKAGR; encoded by the coding sequence ATGCGTAAGTGCTTTACCTGTCTGACTATCTTATTGGTATTCCCTTACCTGTCGTGGCTCCATGCGCAGGAAATAAAGCCTGTTGATAGCACAGCCAAAGCTGTAGATACTGCCGTGGGCAGTTCATTCCGATTCTTTACCAACGCCAGTTTTATCACCGTTATCGGCCAGCTATCCCTGCGCGCCACTGAAGAGGCCATGGCCGAAAAGGTAAATCCGGTTGTTTTATATGATCAATATTTCACAGAATTTGCCCGGGAGCATCATATTAGCCCGGAGCAGGTACGAACGCTGATGAATTCCTGGGTACAGGGAAATATGGTTAAAGAGGACGATGCAAACGCGATGCTGCAAGGCGCCCGGCATTTTTACCTGAAACAATACCATACATCTTCACTGTATTATGAACAGGCTGTGTGGCAGCAGGACGAAGCCAGGTCTGTTCCGGGCGCTATCCAGACTGAAGAGGCGGAAGCCTTGTACCCGGCCTATATACTGGCAGGCAACAGTTCGATTGCCAGTGGTGATTACAAAAGGGCCATCCGTATGTATCGCCAGGCGGATAGTTTGCTCCTGCTGCCTGCTGCTACAGAAAGGACCTATGCCGCCATCTACAAAAAGAAAAACTACCTGTATACCCTGCTGGCGGCCACACTGGTGGAAGCCGGCAGCCAGTTGGGTGGAAAGGCTGGCTATAACCTGTTGACAGAAGCTACCCTGGTTGAAAAAACATTGCTGGCCAATTATAAGACGGCCACGCTTGTGCAGGAATGGGCCAAAACACAAAGCCAGCTGGGCACCATTCTGCACTTGCAGGGAGACATGGCTGCTGATGCCACCAGTGACAGCTTGTACATGTTGTCGATAGATGCTTACAATGATGCACTGACTGTATATACGCAAAAAGATTTTCCTGCCGACTGGGCCCGGATGCAGCTCAACCTTGGTGTTGTATTGAGTAAACTGGGAGCCATCAAAGAAGCGATTGCTTCTTTCCGTTCCGCCCTGGGCATCCTTACCTCAGCAAAAAATCCACGCGACTGGGCATCAACAGCCTATCACCTGGGCAATATGCTGCAATGCCAGGCAGGCAAGGCGAAGGATCCGGAGGCAACAGAACTGTTTACGGAATCGATCAAAGCCTATAAGCAGGCACTGGAAGTATATACGAATAAAACCACGCCTGAAGAGTGGGGCTGGACACAGCATAACCTGGGTGTATCCTTGTTTGAGCAGGGGCGGCGCCTGGGAGAAAGAGATCTGCTTACGCAGGCAGCAGCGGCCTTCCGGCAGGCATTGACGATACAAACCAAAGATTGCTTTCCTGCGGCCTGGGCAAGCACGCAATACAACCTGGGTACGGCACTATGGGAAGAAAGCAGCCGGGCTGCCGGCGGCAATGTGGCCCTGCTGGCAGATGCGGTCACGGCCTACGAATCTGCATTGGCTTATTACACGCATAAAGATCAGCCGGAGCAATGGTTCAATGTACAAAATGGATTAGGGCTGTTGTATGAACAGCAAAAAGAATGGGCAGCGGCTATTCAGCACTTTGAAAATATCCGCGATATGGAACCGATGTATGCCGCACAAAAGGTGAATGAACTGAGACGTAAGGCAGGGAGGTAA
- a CDS encoding MFS transporter, with protein MKASSVAGTIEKQTGIHPKHRGISNLLAFALLPLSGFATDVYLPSLPGMATDLQVSGIQVQFTITVFLVSYGVSQLFIGSILDSYGRYRTGLISLFVFALASLVAATTHSLYMIYFMRVVQGITVGAVVAGKRAFFVDLYTGDQLKSYLGLFSIIWSTGPIIAPFVGGYLQTLFGWRANFYFLAGLGAGLGILEWLFSGETLPQRTPFHIKRVVNIYKDMLTTLPFVLGITMLGLSYAMVMVCNMTAPFIIEHHLQFDAVTTGYCSLILGFAWMVGGFISKGTIRHPFFRKLTINTGLQLFFILAMLLCMQFADNLYALVGFAFMVHVGAGYTFNNYMTFSMTRFPQNAGIASGLTGGLTFLMVSGLSYSIANLFPAQDGRNLGLSYLVLVVLVIVVLFLAKRSSEEVRNPAMA; from the coding sequence ATGAAAGCATCAAGTGTAGCCGGAACGATCGAAAAACAAACAGGCATTCATCCAAAGCATCGCGGTATCTCCAATTTACTGGCATTTGCCCTCCTGCCCTTATCGGGCTTTGCCACGGATGTGTATCTGCCCTCTTTACCAGGTATGGCCACGGACCTGCAGGTGAGTGGTATACAGGTACAATTTACCATTACGGTCTTTCTCGTGAGTTATGGGGTCAGCCAGTTGTTTATCGGCAGCATCCTGGATAGTTATGGCCGGTACCGCACCGGTCTTATTTCGCTGTTTGTTTTTGCATTGGCGAGTTTAGTGGCTGCCACAACGCATAGCCTTTATATGATCTATTTCATGCGTGTGGTGCAGGGAATTACGGTGGGCGCTGTAGTAGCGGGCAAGCGGGCATTTTTTGTAGACCTGTACACGGGCGATCAATTGAAAAGTTATTTAGGATTGTTCTCTATCATCTGGTCTACCGGCCCTATCATTGCACCATTTGTAGGTGGTTATTTGCAAACGCTCTTCGGCTGGCGTGCTAATTTCTATTTTCTGGCCGGACTGGGTGCAGGACTGGGTATACTGGAATGGCTGTTCAGCGGAGAAACACTTCCGCAGCGCACGCCTTTCCATATAAAACGGGTGGTCAATATTTACAAGGACATGCTCACTACCCTCCCCTTTGTGCTGGGCATTACGATGCTGGGCCTTTCTTATGCGATGGTGATGGTATGTAATATGACGGCCCCTTTTATCATCGAGCATCACCTGCAGTTCGATGCTGTGACCACGGGTTATTGTTCGCTGATCCTGGGCTTTGCCTGGATGGTGGGCGGCTTTATCAGCAAAGGGACTATCAGGCATCCCTTCTTTCGAAAGCTCACCATAAATACAGGCTTACAATTGTTCTTCATATTGGCTATGCTGCTGTGTATGCAGTTTGCCGACAACCTGTATGCACTGGTAGGTTTTGCCTTTATGGTGCATGTGGGCGCCGGCTATACATTCAACAACTATATGACCTTTAGCATGACACGGTTTCCGCAAAATGCAGGGATTGCCAGCGGGCTCACCGGTGGTCTTACTTTCCTGATGGTATCGGGGCTTAGCTATAGCATTGCCAATCTATTCCCTGCCCAGGATGGCCGCAACCTTGGGTTGAGTTACCTGGTATTGGTAGTGTTGGTCATTGTGGTACTCTTTTTAGCCAAAAGAAGCAGTGAGGAAGTGCGCAACCCGGCGATGGCATAA
- a CDS encoding glycoside hydrolase family 2 TIM barrel-domain containing protein, whose translation MRKSPLQKKIVPALLVFIAAWGYQPCAGQSAAVPFNGLSATDTASVPNEIEDPENIGINREASHATLMPYGSLTEALAAKRSASSFSRSLNGQWKFHWVDWPQKRPVDFYKPSYDVSKWKDIKVPSNWQVEGYGTPYYSNFNYIFQSDFPRVMSTPPVKFTAYKERNPVGSYRRDFAVPDSWKGRRIFITFDGVDAGFFIWVNGEKVGYGVNSRNAAEFDLTKYIRPGKNVLAVEVYRFTTGSYLEDQDMWRLSGIFRNVTLWSSPQEHIRDFFIRAGIENGHNSGIAEAFAKVKNYGDKEVKARELEYAIYNGSTLVSSTRTVIKALKPGEEIKVDVAVTIKNAEKWTAETPKLYTSVLSVVEGNNKTEIISAHTGFRNLRVDGRQVLVNNVPIKLKGVNRHENWPDDGHAVTEEQMIRDIKLIKQANCNHVRTSHYSNDPRWYELCDEYGIYLVAEANVECHGAMNRFNEEPRMKAAIIERNVANVQNFKNHSSVIVWSLGNENGSGGTNFRAALDSIKRIDSTRLTHYEGFGIGTRNPAGMDSQMYTDVESLERRAKDTTLKKPFYLCEYAHAMFNSMGSVDIYNDLFDSYPALLGGAIWEWQDQGIYNKRDPKHPITAFGGGFGEYPNDQYFIHKGVVFSDRSLKPHFPELKHAYQWITIREKDIANNLYTLKNRYHSTNLNSLTGKWELSEDGKVIASGNLAVGDVAPGAEKDIKIPYAVTPRPGAEYFLRVSFQLARDERWAAKGYEVAAQQFLLPVSTPAVPSKDNNGALKLEETAGFIQVKGTGFSLEFDKATGTFSRIEEHGQNLLQKGGGPMLHLWRAPHQKDDMWAYPDWEKKGLKHLVWTATGVQSRQPVPGVVEITASLTGTGQQGFTVQHKVVYSIDSKGVILAVNEVSSSDPKLVVARLGVRLFLDKSLDQFDYFGRGPMENYADRKSGFDIGHYASTVQQQMTPYEKPMECGNHEDVRWARVQSAKGTGITIEQDSSLLQVAALPYSDEEMTPVEYKIDLPKSKGTVLCVSYKTLGVGSHGCGPRPLEPYRVYVKPTTFTYKLVLPGK comes from the coding sequence ATGCGTAAATCGCCCTTACAAAAAAAAATTGTTCCTGCCTTATTGGTATTTATTGCTGCATGGGGTTATCAGCCCTGTGCAGGCCAATCAGCAGCCGTTCCCTTCAACGGATTATCGGCAACTGATACAGCTTCTGTACCCAATGAAATTGAAGACCCTGAAAACATTGGTATCAACCGCGAGGCCAGTCATGCCACACTGATGCCCTATGGTTCTTTAACGGAGGCGCTGGCTGCCAAACGCAGCGCCTCTTCTTTTAGCCGCAGCCTCAATGGCCAGTGGAAATTCCATTGGGTAGACTGGCCGCAGAAGCGCCCGGTGGACTTTTACAAGCCTTCTTATGATGTATCGAAATGGAAAGACATCAAAGTTCCTTCCAACTGGCAGGTGGAAGGTTATGGTACGCCTTATTACAGCAATTTCAATTATATCTTCCAAAGTGATTTCCCGCGGGTGATGAGCACGCCTCCGGTGAAATTTACGGCGTATAAAGAGAGAAACCCGGTGGGCAGCTACCGCCGCGATTTTGCTGTACCTGATAGCTGGAAAGGCCGCCGCATCTTTATCACCTTTGATGGCGTAGATGCAGGTTTCTTTATCTGGGTAAACGGAGAGAAAGTAGGTTACGGGGTGAACAGCCGTAATGCAGCAGAGTTTGATCTCACTAAATACATCAGGCCCGGTAAAAATGTACTGGCGGTGGAAGTATACCGGTTTACAACGGGCAGTTACCTCGAAGACCAGGATATGTGGCGCCTGAGCGGCATCTTCCGCAATGTGACCTTGTGGAGCAGTCCGCAGGAGCATATCCGGGATTTCTTTATCAGGGCAGGTATAGAGAACGGTCATAATAGCGGGATCGCAGAGGCTTTTGCCAAGGTCAAAAACTATGGAGACAAGGAAGTAAAAGCACGTGAGCTGGAATATGCCATCTATAACGGATCTACGCTGGTATCCAGCACCCGGACAGTCATTAAGGCATTGAAGCCCGGCGAGGAGATCAAGGTGGATGTAGCAGTGACCATCAAAAACGCGGAGAAGTGGACAGCTGAAACACCCAAATTGTATACCTCGGTGCTTTCGGTGGTGGAAGGAAACAACAAAACGGAGATCATATCGGCCCATACGGGATTCCGCAATCTCAGGGTAGATGGACGGCAGGTACTTGTAAATAATGTGCCCATCAAACTGAAGGGTGTTAACCGGCATGAGAACTGGCCCGATGATGGTCATGCGGTAACGGAAGAACAGATGATCCGGGATATTAAACTGATCAAACAGGCCAACTGCAACCATGTACGTACCTCGCATTATTCGAATGATCCACGCTGGTATGAGCTGTGCGATGAATATGGTATCTATCTGGTAGCAGAGGCCAATGTAGAGTGCCATGGGGCCATGAACCGGTTTAATGAAGAGCCGCGCATGAAAGCGGCGATCATCGAACGCAATGTGGCCAATGTACAGAACTTCAAGAACCATTCTTCGGTGATCGTATGGTCGCTCGGTAATGAGAACGGTAGTGGCGGCACGAACTTCAGGGCAGCGCTGGACTCGATCAAACGGATCGACTCTACGCGCCTTACGCATTATGAAGGGTTTGGTATCGGCACGCGCAATCCTGCCGGCATGGACAGCCAAATGTATACGGATGTGGAAAGCCTGGAGAGAAGGGCCAAAGATACTACGCTGAAGAAACCCTTCTACCTCTGTGAATATGCGCATGCGATGTTCAACTCGATGGGATCGGTAGATATTTACAATGACCTGTTTGACAGCTATCCCGCCTTACTGGGTGGAGCCATCTGGGAATGGCAGGACCAGGGTATCTATAACAAACGTGATCCCAAACATCCCATTACTGCTTTTGGTGGTGGCTTTGGCGAATATCCCAATGACCAGTACTTCATTCATAAGGGTGTGGTATTTTCAGACCGTTCACTCAAGCCGCATTTTCCTGAACTGAAACATGCCTACCAGTGGATCACGATCCGCGAAAAAGATATTGCCAATAACCTGTACACGCTTAAGAACCGCTATCATTCTACCAACCTCAACAGCTTAACCGGCAAATGGGAATTGAGTGAAGATGGCAAGGTGATCGCCTCCGGCAACCTGGCAGTGGGTGATGTAGCGCCCGGTGCAGAAAAGGATATTAAGATCCCTTACGCAGTAACGCCACGGCCCGGAGCTGAATATTTTCTGCGGGTATCTTTTCAATTAGCCAGGGATGAGCGATGGGCTGCCAAAGGATATGAAGTGGCAGCACAGCAGTTCTTACTGCCGGTCTCTACTCCTGCTGTGCCCAGTAAGGATAACAATGGCGCTTTGAAGCTGGAAGAAACGGCCGGTTTTATTCAGGTAAAAGGAACAGGCTTTAGCCTTGAGTTTGACAAAGCAACAGGTACCTTCTCGCGCATAGAAGAGCATGGCCAGAACCTACTGCAGAAAGGTGGCGGGCCAATGCTGCACCTGTGGCGGGCGCCGCACCAGAAGGATGATATGTGGGCGTATCCCGACTGGGAGAAAAAAGGATTGAAGCACCTGGTGTGGACAGCAACAGGCGTACAAAGCAGGCAGCCTGTGCCGGGCGTGGTAGAGATCACGGCCAGTTTAACGGGAACGGGACAACAGGGCTTTACGGTACAACACAAAGTCGTTTATAGCATCGACAGCAAAGGGGTGATCCTGGCGGTGAATGAAGTAAGCAGCAGTGATCCGAAGCTGGTAGTAGCCCGGCTGGGGGTGCGTCTCTTCCTGGACAAAAGCCTTGATCAGTTTGACTATTTTGGCCGGGGCCCGATGGAGAATTATGCAGACCGCAAAAGCGGGTTTGACATAGGGCATTATGCCAGCACGGTACAACAGCAAATGACGCCTTATGAAAAGCCCATGGAATGCGGCAACCATGAGGATGTACGCTGGGCAAGGGTTCAATCGGCCAAGGGTACGGGCATCACCATTGAACAGGACAGTTCTTTGTTGCAGGTAGCAGCCCTCCCCTACAGTGATGAAGAAATGACACCGGTAGAATATAAAATAGACCTTCCCAAAAGCAAGGGCACTGTTTTGTGTGTGAGTTATAAAACACTGGGTGTAGGGTCGCATGGTTGCGGACCCAGACCACTGGAACCTTACCGGGTATATGTAAAACCAACTACGTTCACTTATAAACTTGTATTGCCGGGAAAATGA